In Planctomycetota bacterium, a single window of DNA contains:
- a CDS encoding SDR family oxidoreductase: MRRTLDGMTALVSGSTSGIGEALARDLLGHGVRVAINGRRREKLDALKSDLGDLVEVVPGDVSTAEECERIVNDTFDALGRLDVLVCNAGYGATQLSWKQTPDDVRRMFATNVHGTHDLIYHAVPRMLEQPERDGLRGQLMLVSSAAARRGIPYLGPYAATKAAQLSLAEALRVELGEDGIAVTSVHPAGTKTEFGDVAEREGEVAIDTFAGRGGSQTAEQVATAMRRAIQKPTAEVWPNRPYRILLGIGTLMPRGVDRGMRKLKRDVERQTPSTSADAGD; encoded by the coding sequence ATGCGGCGAACCCTCGACGGCATGACGGCACTGGTCAGTGGCTCCACCAGCGGCATCGGCGAAGCCCTCGCACGCGACCTCCTCGGCCATGGCGTTCGCGTCGCCATCAACGGCCGGCGGCGCGAAAAGCTCGACGCCCTCAAAAGCGATCTCGGCGACCTTGTCGAGGTCGTTCCAGGCGACGTCTCCACAGCAGAGGAGTGCGAACGCATCGTCAACGACACGTTCGATGCCCTTGGCCGACTCGACGTGCTCGTGTGCAACGCTGGCTACGGAGCCACACAGCTCTCTTGGAAGCAGACGCCCGACGACGTGCGCCGCATGTTCGCCACCAACGTTCACGGCACGCACGACCTGATCTACCACGCCGTACCACGCATGCTCGAGCAGCCCGAACGCGACGGCCTGCGCGGCCAGCTCATGCTCGTCAGCAGCGCCGCCGCAAGACGCGGGATTCCGTACCTCGGGCCCTACGCCGCGACAAAGGCCGCCCAGTTGTCGTTGGCCGAGGCGCTGCGTGTCGAGCTGGGCGAAGATGGCATCGCGGTCACCAGCGTCCACCCGGCCGGGACGAAGACGGAGTTCGGCGACGTCGCGGAACGCGAGGGCGAGGTCGCGATCGACACCTTCGCCGGTCGCGGCGGAAGCCAGACGGCCGAGCAGGTCGCAACGGCCATGCGCCGAGCCATCCAAAAACCCACCGCCGAGGTCTGGCCCAATCGGCCGTACCGGATCCTGCTCGGCATCGGCACGCTTATGCCACGCGGCGTGGATCGCGGCATGCGGAAGCTCAAGCGTGACGTCGAACGCCAGACGCCGAGCACGTCGGCCGATGCCGGCGACTGA
- a CDS encoding riboflavin synthase, whose protein sequence is MFTGIVERAVEVTSVEDHKGGRRIALGHRWGDESHGESIAVNGCCLTISDMASDSLAFDVIRETLDKTNLGDLSIGDRVHVERALRVGDRFDGHIVQGHVDGQAELIDRTVTPEEWRLRVRPPSELVPFVLTKGSVCIDGVSLTVAGLGPDWFEVALIPTTLDLTALGEREVGWHFNFEADVMAKGVVETVRRLFASGDLSADGLPSGDLSAMMPRRRDDAD, encoded by the coding sequence ATGTTCACCGGCATCGTCGAACGAGCGGTCGAGGTCACTTCCGTTGAAGATCACAAAGGCGGACGACGCATCGCGCTGGGCCATCGCTGGGGTGACGAATCGCACGGCGAGAGCATCGCCGTCAACGGCTGCTGTCTGACGATCAGCGACATGGCCAGTGACAGTCTTGCCTTTGATGTCATTCGCGAGACGCTCGACAAGACCAACCTCGGCGACCTGTCCATCGGCGATCGCGTGCACGTCGAGCGGGCGCTTCGCGTGGGCGATCGCTTTGATGGTCACATCGTGCAAGGCCACGTCGACGGGCAGGCCGAACTGATCGACCGAACCGTGACGCCAGAGGAGTGGCGACTGCGTGTCCGACCGCCGAGCGAGCTGGTTCCGTTTGTTTTGACGAAAGGTTCTGTCTGCATTGACGGCGTGTCGCTGACGGTGGCGGGTCTCGGGCCAGACTGGTTCGAAGTTGCGCTGATTCCGACGACGCTCGATCTGACGGCGCTTGGCGAGCGCGAGGTCGGATGGCACTTCAACTTCGAGGCCGACGTCATGGCCAAGGGCGTTGTGGAGACGGTGCGACGTCTGTTCGCGTCGGGCGACTTATCGGCCGACGGGTTGCCCAGCGGCGACCTGTCGGCCATGATGCCGCGTCGGCGCGACGATGCCGACTGA
- the pdxA gene encoding 4-hydroxythreonine-4-phosphate dehydrogenase PdxA — protein MADFRPTIAITMGDPAGVGPEIVVKTLADAELRAKARFVIYGLNEQLTYAADLAELDAFWWRDAYSGRQRRYGQDVVAIDYDQFGMLAGGVRGPSREGGKASVRFCLDAIAAAKAGLVDAVVTAPIAKRSWHMAGYNYPGHTELFAEKTSSRDFAMMFAGGPLRVALATTHVGINGLWGQLRIGNIYRPIDLMHRALVDWFDVPEPRIAVCGLNPHAGENGAFGDEEERLIEPAMQMARNNGINVQGPFPADTIFLRALRGEFDAVVAMYHDQGLIPVKLVGSGKSVNLTLGLPIVRTSPDHGTAFDIAGRNAADASSMRSAVMMAIDLATRRSRKELPVTSV, from the coding sequence ATGGCAGACTTCCGCCCCACCATTGCCATCACGATGGGTGACCCGGCGGGCGTGGGGCCGGAGATCGTCGTCAAGACACTCGCCGATGCCGAGCTGCGTGCGAAGGCACGGTTCGTCATCTACGGACTCAACGAGCAGCTCACCTACGCCGCCGACCTCGCGGAGTTGGACGCCTTCTGGTGGCGCGACGCGTACAGCGGCCGGCAGCGTCGCTATGGACAGGACGTAGTCGCGATCGACTACGACCAGTTTGGCATGCTGGCGGGCGGCGTGCGTGGGCCGAGTCGCGAAGGCGGGAAGGCAAGCGTGCGGTTCTGCCTCGACGCCATCGCCGCCGCCAAGGCCGGTCTCGTCGACGCCGTGGTGACTGCACCGATCGCCAAGCGCAGCTGGCACATGGCCGGGTACAACTACCCGGGACACACGGAGCTCTTCGCCGAGAAGACGAGCAGCCGCGACTTCGCGATGATGTTCGCCGGCGGCCCGCTACGCGTCGCGCTGGCGACGACGCACGTCGGCATCAACGGGCTGTGGGGCCAGCTGCGCATCGGCAACATCTACCGGCCGATCGACCTGATGCACCGGGCGTTGGTCGACTGGTTCGACGTGCCCGAGCCGCGAATCGCCGTTTGCGGCCTGAATCCACACGCAGGTGAGAACGGTGCGTTCGGCGACGAGGAAGAACGCCTCATCGAGCCGGCGATGCAGATGGCTCGCAACAACGGCATCAACGTTCAAGGGCCTTTCCCGGCAGACACGATTTTCCTGCGTGCGCTCCGCGGCGAGTTCGACGCGGTCGTCGCGATGTATCACGACCAGGGCCTGATCCCCGTGAAGCTCGTCGGCAGCGGCAAGAGCGTCAACCTGACGCTGGGTCTGCCGATCGTCCGGACGAGCCCCGATCATGGCACCGCCTTCGACATCGCAGGCCGCAACGCGGCCGACGCGTCGAGCATGCGGAGTGCGGTCATGATGGCAATCGATCTGGCGACACGACGAAGCCGCAAAGAGCTCCCTGTCACTTCGGTGTGA